The proteins below come from a single Metarhizium brunneum chromosome 1, complete sequence genomic window:
- the azaI_0 gene encoding Cytochrome P450 monooxygenase azaI, whose product MESRVADHVPELVGVALVVTFIYSGLSNPLSKVPGPWYAKWTDLVGKYQYYNGNKVFYVHNLHKKFGPYVRIGPNEVSVADLDATKIVYSTKETFRKTIFYRHLTAQPMANIFSTADVDYHRKLRRLMSAQLSESSLKSLLPAITSRVELTIQRMKEDMQTRGFVDVFKWCLFMATDVIGELAFGESFQMLEKGEKNQYIRDLEGVGVVSAVRITFPRVIALARKYPLPIFQKNVQQARRIIGYAEQSLQRYQSLIDQNPEVPKQIIVTKMFKAREDEKLSFSEIVINAQGLIVAGSDTTSNSLTYLLWSVCRRPELRDALVKELRTLPDDFTEHDLRELPLLSQCVEETLRLYSAAPALLPREVPQGGVELGGYWLPGGTTVATQAYTMHRHPDIFPNPDEFNPYRWAAPTKAMKEAFMAFGRGPRRLHLAYIELRLAAARFFQEFPTAFAKEFASRAPTLALPKSFQNQHSPLCCEVLDMASDYDFEIEVPDLAEDDPMRAFLPASFGKKSKEANIAAQIDRSKRNADGKAPAGALDASVSEAKKPHSKGSSSDSDDSDDDSDDSDDSDDSDDGDEYPVSHELVLKTHNRAVTTVSLDPSGGRLLTASLDCVINFHDFASMTPTTLRAFKTVDPYETKKSAATAESHPIHHVEFNELSGGVFLCVSAHPQAKIMSRDGGILTEFVKGDMYLRDMNNTKGHISEITGGTWHPTDKNLCITSGTDSTLRIWDINNKRSQKEVVVFKSKAAGSAGRTKMTAVAWGKPSQGGNNVLVSVALDGTLVMYGGNGPFTRPAGEIQNAHKPNTWTSGIDISSDGRMVVTRGGDDLIKLWDTRKFTKPLVSVSHTSTSDHFPTSNIQYSPNSTSIITGSETGHLHILNPGNLRAEHVTPITPGSALITVNWHPKINQIITGSANAETHVLYNPTTSNRGAVEVMSRAPKKRHIDDDPNLTMDQGLGMSGDAIITPGALSGARKSGVTGTGRSKDPRRPHVPQQTPFQKNQPDEKHVAENIPLARMLHEDPREALLKYADKAQNDPIFTKAWSKTQPKTQYAELSDEEEDGPDKKKVRR is encoded by the exons ATGGAGTCTCGCGTGGCAGACCATGTTCCCGAACTGGTCGGCGTCGCTCTGGTAGTAACG TTTATATATTCCGGTTTATCCAATCCCCTTTCCAAGGTGCCCGGTCCTTGGTATGCAAAGTGGACAGACCTGGTTGGCAAATATCAGTACTACAACGGGAACAAAGTGTTCTATGTCCACAATTTGCACAAGAAATTCG GCCCGTATGTTCGGATTGGACCTAATGAGGTTTCCGTGGCCGATCTCGATGCAACGAAGATCGTTTACAGCACCAAAGAGACGTTTCGCAAAACCATATTTTACAGACACTTGACTGCACAGCCCATGGCAAATATCTTTTCGACTGCCGATGTTGACTATCATCGGAAATTGAGAAGACTCATGTCCGCACAATTGTCCGAGTCGTCCTTGAAGTCGCTTCTCCCAGCAATAACCTCCCGCGTAGAGTTGACGATCCAGAGAATGAAGGAGGATATGCAAACACGAGGCTTTGTGGATGTCTTTAAATGGTGTCTTTTTATGGCAACAGATGTCATAGGCGAGCTTGCCTTCGGCGAGTCGTTCCAAATGTTGGAGAAAGGCGAG AAAAACCAGTACATCCGCGATTTGGAGGGAGTTGGAGTGGTATCCGCTGTTCGAATCACCTTCCCACGAGTAATTGCTTTGGCACGAAAATATCCACTGCCCATCTTTCAGAAGAACGTTCAACAAGCTAGACGCATTATAGGCTATGCTGAACAGTCTCTCCAACGCTATCAGAGTTTGATTGACCAGAACCCAGAAGTACCAAAGCAAATAATTGTCACCAAGATGTTCAAGGCCAGAGAGGATGAGAAGTTGTCGTTCTCCGAGATCGTCATAAACGCCCAGGGTTTGATTGTAGCCGGCAGTGATACGACATCGAATTCCCTAACCTATTTGCTCTGGTCCGTCTGCCGGCGTCCTGAGCTCCGGGATGCGCTTGTGAAAGAGCTTCGAACGTTGCCCGATGACTTCACCGAACATGATCTGCGAGAGCTGCCTCTCCTAAGCCAATGCGTCGAAGAGACGCTTCGTCTCTATTCCGCAGCTCCAGCACTACTTCCCCGGGAGGTCCCTCAAGGCGGAGTAGAGCTTGGAGGTTACTGGCTCCCAGGTGGTACCACGGTGGCCACCCAAGCGTACACGATGCATCGACATCCAGACATTTTCCCAAACCCTGACGAGTTTAACCCCTATCGGTGGGCGGCGCCAACAAAGGCTATGAAGGAGGCCTTCATGGCATTTGGTCGTGGACCAAGAA GATTGCACTTGGCGTATATCGAGCTTCGGCTCGCCGCGGCTCGTTTTTTCCAGGAATTTCCAACTGCAT TCGCAAAGGAATTCGCATCTCGAGCTCCAACCCTCGCACTCCCTAAATCCTTCCAGAATCAGCACTCGCCGCTATGCTGCGAAGTCTTAGATATGGCAAGCGACTATGATTTCGAAATAGAGGTTCCCGACTTGGCAGAGGATGACCCCATGCGAGCCTTCCTTCCAGCCTCGTTTGGCAAGAAGTCCAAGGAAGCGAACATTGCGGCCCAGATCGACAGAAGTAAGAGGAACGCGGACGGCAAGGCCCCTGCTGGTGCTCTAGATGCAAGCGTATCGGAGGCAAAGAAACCACATTCCAAAGGCAGTTCTAGTGATagcgacgacagcgacgacgatTCAGACGATTCGGACGATTCGGACGATTCGGACGATGGAGACGAGTATCCAGTGTCGCACGAACTTGTCTTGAAGACACACAACCGTGCGGTCACCACGGTTTCCTTAGATCCTTCTGGAGGTCGACTGTTAACAGCCTCTCTGGATTGTGTGATCAATTTTCATGACTTTGCGTCCATGACACCAACAACACTACGAGCATTCAAGACCGTTGACCCTTATGAAACGAAGAAATCCGCAGCCACCGCAGAATCGCACCCTATCCACCACGTGGAATTTAACGAGCTTTCCGGAGGCGTTTTCCTGTGTGTCTCTGCGCACCCGCAAGCCAAAATCATGTCAAGAGATGGTGGAATCCTCACCGAATTCGTCAAAGGAGACATGTATCTCAGAGACATGAACAACACGAAAGGGCACATTTCAGAGATCACTGGCGGAACATGGCACCCAACAGACAAGAATCTTTGCATCACGTCCGGCACGGATAGCACATTACGAATATGGGACATCAACAATAAGCGATCTCAGAAGGAGGTAGTGGTGTTCAAGTCTAAAGCTGCAGGCTCAGCTGGCAGAACAAAAATGACGGCGGTAGCCTGGGGCAAGCCATCTCAGGGCGGCAATAATGTGCTCGTGAGTGTAGCGCTCGACGGGACCTTGGTCATGTACGGTGGCAATGGACCGTTTACCCGACCTGCGGGTGAAATCCAAAACGCCCACAAGCCAAATACCTGGACTAGCGGCATTGATATTTCTTCTGATGGCCGCATGGTAGTTACACGAGGAGGCGACGATCTGATCAAGCTTTGGGATACCAGAAAATTCACCAAACCTCTCGTCAGCGTCTCTCATACATCTACGTCGGACCACTTCCCTACCAGCAATATTCAATACTCGCCAAACTCCACCAGCATCATTACGGGTTCGGAGACGGGCCATTTACACATTCTAAACCCTGGCAACCTTCGGGCTGAACACGTGACTCCTATAACACCCGGGTCGGCTCTGATTACCGTGAACTGGCATCCAAAAATCAACCAGATTATTACGGGTTCGGCCAACGCTGAAACGCACGTCTTGTATAACCCAACAACATCGAACCGCGGCGCCGTGGAAGTCATGTCTCGAGCACCGAAGAAGCGACATATCGACGATGACCCGAATTTGACAATGGATCAAGGGCTAGGCATGTCTGGAGACGCAATTATCACACCCGGTGCCCTGTCTGGTGCTAGGAAGTCGGGTGTGACTGGGACTGGGCGATCGAAGGATCCACGTCGACCCCACGTCCCTCAGCAAACTCCATTTCAAAAGAACCAACCAGACGAGAAGCATGTTGCTGAGAACATCCCACTTGCTCGCATGTTACACGAGGATCCTCGGGAGGCGCTACTGAAGTATGCCGACAAGGCCCAAAATGACCCGATCTTTACCAAAGCATGGAGCAAGACACAGCCCAAGACACAGTACGCAGAGCTGagcgacgaagaggaggatgggccagacaagaagaaggtgaggAGATGA
- the SWC5 gene encoding SWR1-complex protein 5 — MPPSPVLDEEDEQYASSQDSDFAPDEAPEPVSDQSDAEDAEEGEKKRKQSQPDGQAHDNGYDNSGDEAIIAKGKKRRKRAEEKGRPVDEDEGGEGGLVKTRAQRAAEKEERKYAVNNGPVTIDVDALWAQMISGEQIKPSAPPVEANGEHTREPSDSKTAPTASSDDPQSDTIRIKRTYNFAGRVHTEEKIVARDSAEAKLYLASQGQDTLDVDSSPTKRATRKAFRSAFEPMIDVRLGRADLNLGLAARIQAGKEARAKKLTTVEKSRMDWAGYVDKEGIKDELELASKSKDSYAARQDFLARSEAIREDDARRARIAGKS; from the exons ATGCCTCCTAGTCCAGTTctagacgaggaagacgagcaATATGCTTCGTCCCAAGACTCGGACTTTGCGCCCGACGAAGCGCCCGAGCCGGTATCCGACCAGTCCGATGCCGAAGAcgcagaagaaggcgagaAGAAACGAAAGCAATCACAGCCAGACGGACAGGCTCACGACAATGGTTACGATAATTCCGGAGATGAAGCCATCATAGCAAAGGGCAAAAAGAGGCGGAAACGAGCAGAAGAGAAGGGACGCCCCGTggacgaagatgaaggcGGCGAAGGAGGACTGGTCAAGACCCGTGCTCAACGTGCAGCCGA AAAGGAGGAGCGCAAGTACGCCGTGAACAATGGTCCCGTCACAATCGACGTGGATGCCCTGTGGGCGCAGATGATTTCCGGCGAGCAAATCAAACCTAGTGCCCCGCCAGTCGAAGCAAATGGAGAGCATACAAGGGAGCCTTCCGACAGCAAGACAGCTCCAACGGCCTCGTCAGATGACCCCCAATCGGACACCATCCGCATCAAGCGCACATACAACTTTGCCGGTCGGGTTCACACCGAAGAGAAGATTGTGGCCAGAGATTCTGCCGAGGCGAAGCTGTACCTTGCGTCCCAAGGCCAGGACACACTCGACGTCGATTCATCGCCAACGAAGCGCGCCACAAGGAAAGCGTTCCGCTCTGCATTCGAGCCCATGATAGACGTCAGGCTGGGACGTGCAGACTTGAATCTCGGGCTTGCCGCAAGAATTCAAGCTGGCAAGGAGGCCCGAGCCAAGAAGCTCACTACAGTGGAGAAGAGCAGAATGGATTGGGCGGGATACGTGGACAAGGAGGGAATCAAGGACGAGCTGGAGTTGGCGAGCAAATCCAAAGATTCGTACGCCGCTCGACAGGACTTCTTGGCGAGAAGCGAAGCTATACGGGAGGACGATGCAAGGAGGGCCAGAATAGCCGGGAAATCATGA
- the steA gene encoding Transcription factor steA has product MAPQKPETFMLSTEAQQALPHDAQVALQQVDNLKYFLISAPVDWQPDQYIRRFLLPTGEYVSCVLWNNLFHISGTDIVRCLSFRFQAFGRPVKNSKKFEEGIFSDLRNLKSGTDASLEEPKSAFLDFLYKNNCIRTQKKQKVFYWYSVPHDRLFLDALERDLKREKMGQEATTVAVSEPALSFQYDSSQSLYEQLTKTQQANSSSFNAQQATSFSQGQSTSPVMRAMDSMPPPSMMPQTMAAPMGEPMDHHMVSYEAMPMAAAVPQQVAHVKREPDFTRVQYNQNGVPITHGHQRHASMPAYGLEYSPAPSFVSSQYEDYSNRGISFEPITPPQQALGMTGEPAYIANEETGLYSAIPDHLSGVNGLNGMVQLPPSNLAGSQFTRSYGTNNVYSVIEGSPTYKQRRRRSSIPPSMSAIPGAPVPNTAAHRPSDLRRSVSASVGPVAEGEESADNSPPGLSYSASGMSMGSQQHKDVVDLSRHGTPLSNVDGSPALNPMTLQPAFGDELSHDGVIKDHRRTLSGPSGVIRRARSATVMELGPYPHKSHSCPIPTCGRLFKRLEHLKRHVRTHTQEKPYICPHCSKAFSRSDNLAQHKRTHSREDGGEGSFNLSAEEEEEYSGEDQLGSVEEASPTSEAAYVPTSLNAAANESVSSNSISNANNSAMHQPQTFNSLQTLSMPMTISQPATINASGMM; this is encoded by the exons ATGGCACCTCAAAAGCCAGAGACCTTCATGCTGAGTACCGAAGCGCAGCAGGCATTGCCGCACGATGCTCAGGTTGCACTTCAGCAAGTAGATAATT TGAAATATTTTCTCATCTCAGCGCCAGTTGATTGGCAACCAGACCAGTACATCCGCCGATTTTTACTGCCCACCGGCGAATATGTCTCTTGCGTTTTGTGGAACAATCTCTTTCATATCTCTGGCACCGACATTGTACGATGCCTGTCATTCAGATTCCAGGCATTTGGCCGCCCTGTCAAAAACTCTAAGAAGTTTGAGGAGGGTATTTTCTCTGATTTACGAAACCTGAAGTCTGGCACCGATGCGTCCTTGGAGGAACCCAAGAGTGCATTCCTTGACTTCCTCTACAAGAATAATTGCATTCGGACacaaaagaagcaaaaggtTTTCTATTGGTACAGTGTTCCACATGACCGCCTCTTTTTGGACGCCCTTGAGCGGGATTTGAAGCGAGAGAAGATGGGCCAGGAAGCCACCACAGTGGCAGTCAGCGAGCCTGCGTTGTCCTTCCAATACGACTCATCTCAGTCCTTGTACGAGCAACTCACCAAGACGCAACAAGCCAACTCGTCTTCGTTCAATGCCCAGCAGGCGACGTCGTTTTCTCAAGGCCAGTCGACCTCCCCTGTAATGAGAGCCATGGACTCTATGCCACCTCCGAGCATGATGCCTCAAACCATGGCAGCGCCCATGGGTGAACCAATGGACCACCACATGGTTTCTTACGAAGCTATGCCGATGGCTGCGGCAGTTCCCCAACAAGTTGCCCACGTCAAAAGAGAACCTGACTTCACCCGTGTTCAGTATAACCAAAATGGCGTCCCGATCACACACGGCCATCAAAGACATGCGTCCATGCCCGCCTACGGTTTAGAGTACTCACCTGCCCCATCCTTCGTTTCCTCTCAGTACGAGGATTATAGCAACCGAGGCATCTCTTTCGAACCAATTACCCCGCCTCAGCAAGCTCTGGGTATGACGGGAGAGCCTGCATATATCGCCAACGAGGAGACCGGATTGTATTCCGCTATCCCCGATCATCTCTCTGGAGTGAACGGCCTCAATGGCATGGTGCAGTTGCCTCCTTCAAACCTGGCCGGATCGCAGTTCACCCGTTCGTACGGCACAAACAATGTTTACTCTGTCATTGAAGGCTCCCCGACATACAAgcaacgacgacgtcgatCTTCGATTCCGCCATCTATGTCGGCTATCCCTGGTGCGCCTGTCCCGAACACTGCGGCTCACAGGCCGTCTGATTTGAGACGATCTGTTTCAGCGTCTGTTGGTCCTGTGGCTGAAGGTGAGGAGTCGGCTGATAATTCTCCTCCCGGACTTTCCTACAGTGCATCTGGTATGTCCATGGGCAGCCAACAGCATAAGGATGTTGTCGATTTGTCTCGACATGGTACGCCACTGTCCAATGTGGATGGGAGCCCGGCACTGAACCCCATGACCCTTCAGCCAGCCTTCGGAGACGAGCTTTCTCATGACGGTGTCATCAAAGACCACCGCCGTACCCTGTCTGGCCCAAGCGGCGTCATTCGACGGGCTCGTTCAGCTACTGTGATGGAGCTTGGCCCGTACCCCCATAAGTCTCACTCATGCCCAATTCCAACCTGTGGTCGACTCTTCAAACGTCTCGAGCATTTGAAGAG ACACGTCCGAACGCACACTCAAGAGAAGCCTTACATTTGTCCCCATTGCAGCAAAGCATTTTCTCGATCCGACAACCTTGCACA GCACAAACGTACCCACAGCCGCGAAGATGGTGGCGAGGGCTCTTTCAATCTCtctgccgaggaggaagaggaataCTCGGGTGAGGATCAACTCGGCTCTGTCGAGGAGGCATCCCCTACTTCTGAGGCTGCATACGTTCCTACATCTCTtaatgccgccgccaatgaaTCCGTCTCATCAAATAGCATCAGCAACGCCAACAATAGCGCCATGCACCAGCCTCAGACCTTCAACAGCTTGCAAACCCTCAGCATGCCAATGACGATTAGCCAACCAGCTACGATTAATGCCAGTGGCATGATGTAA